In the genome of Raphanus sativus cultivar WK10039 chromosome 9, ASM80110v3, whole genome shotgun sequence, the window aaaaaataataaaatgaaaaatatttttaatagtaaaatatttatcactgaaaaaataaaataaaattaatactatTATCAAAGTATACaaactaattataaattattttaaaataataaattcaaatatataataaaattatattgaatcCCACAAAGATGCAGAAATTTGATCCGAAAGGTTTTCTATATAGCGCATATGAGtgtaagaaaattattttattgaattattgtttaatttaacaaaaaatccACACTGCTTAGGAAAAAGATAGTATAAGAAAATTCTAAATACTTAAAAATGTAGAATATTTGTGAAGTTCATGTTTACTTTGAGTGGGTGATTTTAGAGTTGTAGAATAGTAAACTATTTATTAACattagaaattttataaaaaaaaagagaagaaaatctgtttttgtttttgttttggtcgTAGGTATAGGAAGAAACTACATGAATATGGATTTTGGTTTCTAAGAATGAATTAgcaagaggaagaaaaaaaaagcagattCCCTAAAAAATAGGAAATCTAATTGACTAGAATCATGACTGGCTAAAATATGGTTTTTGGAAAATCAGAAACTAAAAACTAGTTTAGAATCTAAGTCCAATCAACCTCTTAGTATGTTTTATTAGAAAGTaggaaaattctaaaatatgtattattttaaaatggaaggagtaaaagaaatttaaacTAAAGTATTAAAGTTGATTTGGCATTTCTCGCCATGTTATGTAACATCATTTATAGTTTACTATCTATTTTCCTGCACTGTATGCAGTGATTTAAttgaacataaaatttaaacaaaataaaaaatatttattttaaattatatttatgaatagatatatatctttaaaattatagttttagatatatttttctaaacagatatatttttctatttctttttgataaaatatataaaatcaatttgtataaattaattaaaaattaattaaaacctGTATAGTTATGAAAAAGTACAATTTAAcagtattttaaaaaagtttagatATACAAAAGAAGCTAACAATATTAcgattcaaatttatatattttttaaaaaatataaaacaatttgaAGATCTcttttagtatttaaattttataattgtaaaacattcgaaataaataatattttgattttttaatattattatattgctattattatattatctaatgtcatatttgaaagtatttattttaaagatgaTGTATAATTactatcattttataaaaaacttatgaaaaatataaataaacaatatatataatcgTACATGTCATCATTCTAAcattccatgtcatatttatttgGTGAAAGTGATTGTCTATAGGACATGTGTTAAAATTATTTGGCCAATAGTGTTTAAAAAATGTAATTGTACATGTCATTATTCTAACATGTCATATTACATTTATTTGGTGAAAGTGATTATCGAATGACATATATCTCAAAATCACTTAGCAAATAATTAATAGGGAATAATATTTCATTGCAGTAAATGATTcacttaatattatattatttcattGCAATGAATAATATAAAGGAATTTCAGACAAACCCACAAGGCTTAAGCCTGTTTAAATTTCCAATCTTGTTTAGTTGGGCCACGTAGCTAGATCCTCCATTTATATCCCATCCCATAAGCTATAAAGTTTCTTTAACTTTGTcatttattatttccaaaattatTAGATGTCTATTATAGGCCAGCCTATGTTTTCTATAAGTTTCTGAACCTTAATATTGTATTcatcaaataataataagaacaaCCAAATTTTCTCTCTTGATTCACAACACTGTTATTAGCACAAAATTCTAACCCTAACTGATAAACAAAATTCTCGTAAGATTGTTGATCGATACTATATATTGATTGTCTATCGATATTATATGttgagtgtcgatcgatacacctttcaaaaCGTTGATCAATGCATCTATAGGATTGTTGATCGATATTTCTTCTAGCAAGTTTTATCGAATGAGTTTGATGTGCTCACTAATTAACTAAATCAGCTGTTGTTTCTAACAATCTTAGTTCTGTGAGAATCAATTCAGGTAAAAGACCAAGCTTTTACTTGCGCCTAATTATCTAATATCAGGGTTCTAATTAACTACTCTAGACACAAGAAATAAGAGAAATTCTGTTGATTGGTATCTCTAACAACTTAGGATTTCTATATTTTGGACTAATTCTTCATAACCTATttaaacctaaatctaacaagtgAATTACTGAGACATAGATAAgcaaaaaataatcataaatatcaatttcataaatataataagatagAAAAACTAGAATTCCAACAAAAGCTCTGAAGGAATCTTGGATATTCTCTCCAAActactaaaaatcataaatattaggTTATGTTTGCTGTGAAAAGTAGAAAATAAGAAAGCATGTGTTGCCTAGAAAAATTACAGAGCACTTAAATATTAGGTTAGAGTCACCCATGGACATTCTTGTAAATTGTGGAAGACTTGGGCTTTAAGGCGGCTGAGAACCAAGTTGGTTTTTGCGTGATATGCCTTCCATCGACGACACAAGGTGTGTGTCGATCGGTTTTTGACTTTAAATGTCGATCTATGAACTGGTTCGATAGTCAGCTACGAGTTTCTTCTATCTTTATCTCCAAAGCTACAAGTTTGGTGACTATTCTAGCATGTTAGGTTGGCACTCTCATATTCGATTATTGGATATCAGTTTAATGCTTAACCTAGAATTTATTTAATACCCAAATAacttgaaatttatatatatgtatataaatatatatataatacatgtttagtgttttaattattttccacAATTTTGATAAGTTTTGGGGTTTCTTGTATGTTTTCAAAAATGAGTAATTTAAGTTTTTCTgctttttgaatatttttaggtttccatttattattttgaatattaggcattttttttattttcgtagtttttatttatgtttgaattggtagatacattttttttttgattttggataatttctgatcaattttaatatatgagaACTAACTCATCAAGAACTGTGGAAGCACCGTAACCTAATGGTTAAGGTCTAAAGGCTTCTATACACATGTCTGGGGTTCGACTCCaagactatgcaatttattgcagattaTCTCAAATCCAGATTTCAAGTCCCGAAAAAAGTGCGATTTATTAGGCAACTAGAAAGAAGGATTACAGGCAACTATACAAATTATAGAAGGAAGGATTACAAGggatcttcaacatggtgcaagtaaatctggttAGGCGTGGATCTTCGtaggacggctcagatgatgcagttagacatagatcttcataagacaggTAGTATTGTCAATTGTTGAATCGTCTATGTAAGCTTCCTAATAATTGTAACTAGAGATAGATCCGCGCTCTGCGCggaattttttttcaatctaCTATATTAAGTTAGTGGTATAtacaatatgtatataatattttatgtaatttacatctatataatatatgtccgtaaatatatttacttatgAGGATGCTATATGTACAATATTGTACATGGTGGGTTTTTTTCTAcgaaaaaatttaaagttttggaaactatattttctatttcttttagttttagatgttttgtattattttttaaattgataaatttcaataatagtttatttaatagaaataattaaattttatttataccaaattctaatatttatataaatacatatgtCAAATTCATAATTATTTAAGTTGTTAATAGGAAAGTCGAAAAATAAGGTAGGTGAAAATcttgttgaaaaaaatatttgaaacataaaaaatataagagaatatcgtaaataatatattgtattaacTGGTTATCGATTATTTGGTGTGCAAGTCAAGTTTATTTAGATTTGATCAAATCTTTTTTTACTAATATCtttctaatattattattagcaACGATTTATATAATCAATAGATAGGAATGTGAGTTTCCATATATTTATAAGTTTGGCCCGTATAAGGTTCAATAAATTATGTGATTTAATCTATAGTATAAGAGTTCAAAGTAAGAGTAATTGTATTGCTTGTGTTATTGTAATATAATACAATCGGTCTAGATTGTTGGTTTCGTTTGGATTACTTATTAGGATTAAAAGGAAATCTATACAACATATAATTGAGTATATTGTTCATAAGAAAAAGTACAAATCAACTTTGAGAAaatttaatctatattataaaacagGCTGgacaaaaaatctgaatccgtataaccgaactgaacccgatccgaaaaagtaatccgaactaaaattatttagatatctgaacgggttcaaaattttggtatttaaaaaaccaAAGCCAAACacgatccgaaccaaaatattttgggtacccgaatgtatccgaaatagaaTTATACACCtatgtatattaattaattttagatataatatatacttatatatatatatatatgttaagttATCCAAAGGCTTGAAAATATAcatacaaatagttaaaagtaaatatctaaaatagttaaagtatagtCAAGgaaccaaaatacttaaatttctattttattctaTCCAAGTAGtcaaaccaaatcaatttatatgttaattttatgtatattgacatatgttattcaaatttatatgtaatataatttttttttttgattttaagaaatttaaagtatataatgaattttaaaatttaaaaaaatcattgaaaTGGGTTATTCTAATCCTAACTgaatccgcaaagatctgaactgAACCCGAACCGAATTTTAGAAGTATCCGTATGAGGCTGAAATTTTTGACCCCGAAAACTCGTAATTCGAATAGACCTGAACgaaaacccgaatggatactcGAACGTCCACCCCAATTATAAGAGGTCCAAGTAAGAATAATTGTATAGcttgtattatttatataacaCAATCAGCTAAATTGTTGGTTTTGTTTGGCTTACTTAATAAGATAAACGAAATTCTATagaacatattatatataacacaATCGGGCgttcattttgttttgttgacTTAAGTAGATTAAACGAAATTATATAGAGCCTAAAATTTAGGACATTGTTGGTTAATGTTTAGTTGGCCGGTTAATATTTAATTCTAGCGTATGATTATAACTAATTGAGATAACTTGATATGGTCCATTTATTATGTACCacactaataaaaattaaacaagcCAAAACTTAAATGAAAATATCTATGGCAGATAAAAtttaggactctattttaatagattagatatcataataaatcactgttaaaaaaattcatcaaaaACTAGACATGCATCATTAACTTATTACAAAACTAAAGGTTGCAACTTCTTAattaaaaaagagtaaaaaaaaactcatgaaGAACTAGACATGCATCATTAACTTATTACAAAACTAAAGGTAGCAACTTCTTaattaaaaaagagaaaagtaaAATGATAAATGaccatattaaataaaatatttttgtgattCTGGAATTTGAAATCTAAAATCGGAAgagaaagtttctattttttttggtcaaagaagAAAAGATTCTATATGGAGCGATTtctctgatatatatatatgatttccTTTTAATTACCacataatatatactatttaaaagtACAAATATTAACTTATCCTCAAAATAACCTTTTAATTACATTGTAATGCCATTGAAAACTTCCTAATCCTAACTTCtagcatttatttattttttctcaatTAAAACAACAGATATCTAAATTAATTTCAAACTAATTAATGctaaaactatattattaaattttactgaATTTAAAGCCTAAACTACCTTGCTTAATCGATAACAAGATACCCATCATTACGTgagtatttttagttttttttaaataaaggcTATTCATTACTATTACGTTTTTATATTAGTAAGATATTGATATATTCATATACATGACTCAAAGTCTATTTATTTCCACAATCAGATACTTTTGATAGGTAacataaccaaaataaataaatagttgaTTTACATAAGCAGCCAGCATATACCAACGAAAATACATCATCTTGTGCATATAGTTTTACAGATTAcgattctatttttttataaatgtatttaagcCGAGTgtacgtctgcctgggtgtcataAATcatcgtccccccatcctcccgaggatataggacggaagctggtctcccgtgtgttaccgcacgcggttggccaaaatccgagctaaggatgccaggagcgtcttgacatgcggtggtgaattcaatctcctcgtcatattgtcgatcgttccggtccaaaagctcttgatgacccaaagtcctcaacgcgaccccaggtcaggcgggatcacccgctgaatttaagcatatcaataagcggagaaaaagaaactaataaggattcccttagtaacggcgaaccgggaagagcccagcttgaaaatcggacgtcttcggcgttcgaattgtagtctggagaagcgtcctcagcgacggaccgggcccaagttccctggaaaggagcgccagagagggtgagagccccgtcgtgcccggaccctgtcgcaccacgaggcgctgtctacgagtcgggttgtttgggattgcagccccaatcggacggtaaattccgtccaaggctaaatatgggcgagagaccgatagcgaacaagtaccgatatatgaaattatgttttattatgaaatttttttttcccttaAATTGATAGTTTTAAACTTGATTACCGGCATATGATAACAAAAACTCTCTTATTAATCGAACAAAAATAGGATGAAAAACCCTAACCTAATCCAGGAGAAACGAGAAAACCCCTAAAGAGAAGAGGTAGAGGCAGAGACGACGACGATTGCGATGCCACTccgttttttttctcttcttttgtttgtttgcggttacgatttttttttttatttctcaaaacgATGATGAGATGCTCTGCTGCTTTCccaaggtttttttttgtttggtcaattTGCTTTTGGACTCGGGTCTTTTCGACTCTGACTTTAACCTTTGTGGTGttttttatactccctctgtatcacattaagtggtgtttaaagaattttttttttgttctaaaataATTGATGTTCTCCCTATTCTATGTAGAATTTAATAACATTTGAATTTtgtaaccaattacaaaatgctattttctttttttattggttgaactATTCTCATTTAATGCTATTTGTATCTAACCAATGTAAATTGTATAAAAGTtagtattttcttaatctatgtgctaaaaccttaaacatcacttatAGTGATACAGAGGGAGTACTATTTTAAATCTCGTTTGATGAATTTGATGACCAGATTAAAATAAGagaataattattaaaaaaagttttaatcttatattttgGGGTAGTCCTAGGTTTTCGAATCTTTACACAAACATCATAAAAGAAAAAGGATCAACTTTACATTGAGAAATTCTaatcaacttttttttctctctccaaAGAGCTTCGCAATTTAGATTTTCACAGTGAACATTACTaatttatctattctattaaaatagaatcacaattttttttgtgtgaatttttttttaaaaaataaacatgctctaaaaaatattatttcatttatttttagttaatattttctGAATTATGGCTATAACTACTTACGCCAATAATAACTGTACggttaacaaatatattttcgcatcattaatgaattttatatacacgacattggtatatatataaactaactTATTCTTAATAAGATTCATTCTTGAACCGGTTTActttatacatttaataaacAAAGAAGCATTTGATTAAACCAGTTCAAGATCCATTCTGAAAaggtaaatttatatatcatttagTATTTTGTGTGAGTTTACTAATCGGATATTCTAAATGTACATATCAAAGCTAAAATAAGAATCACATATTTTTTGGATAATTGAATTTAAATTTCAGAAACACAATTGAtttatagatagatagatagttTTTTCGTAAATTTGATtgttcattttcaaaaaaaaaaattaataaacttttaACTATTTACTTGATAATATTAATCtaacaaactaaaaatttattttttgtcaaaaaatatattcaacaGTCCATATTGTGAAATGTTACAATATCTTTAGACATaccaataattttatatttttccaaacTTATAAGAGCTTATTGAGTTTAATAATTAAACACAAATccaacaaacaaaatattttttggtattttaaagaagataaaaattaaatgtgATACTGTGAAACAATTAATTTGATTAAGAACAAGTAAACTATAACAATATTGGgtttgaaaaaaatgatttacacATTTCAAAATATGTGATTGTTATAGTATATTGTAccatttttaaagtaaaaacaatatgtttatgtaaatataaatgaaaataaacacTCTCACAAGTAGTACATTTTAATAATCACGTAAGCAACATATAACTGATATCTTATTTTCTGTAATGTTTTGACTGATATAAACTAGATTAATGTATGCAGAGCCATGACTAGCAAattcatgtataacatttatgTACATAGTAGTGTCAAATGGTCGGGCCGACCATGGGCCAACCGTGTCCAAATTGTTGTGGGCGGTCATGGTCAGGACCAAACATCATGTGGTCCAATTGGGCCTAGAACCGATATTAATCATGGGCGTCTGGTCTAAGACCAATTGGACATTGGGCAAACCGAAACTCTTAAAATTCTAGATTTTCTAATTTGGGGGAAATTGAAAAATCAGAGATCATCGACTCCGAGTCTCTGATTCTCTCCTCTTTCGTCTCTGAGATCgtattcttcttccttctcctccgTAGGGTCATGGGTTGATCTCTGCCTCTAGTCCTATAGGTAAGGTCTGATAACTCTCGGTTCATAAACGACATGACCCATTGATTCATTGATAACGATTCATCTCTAATCCTGGATTTCTCTCAGTTACGAAAGTAGAAAGGTGAAACTCTCTTAcactctgtctctctctcccgGCGATCTCCCTCTCTCTCAATTAAGAATCAACCGGCTTAGTGTATTAGTTCTGGGTATTTCAATTTggcaaaaaaaatgataattacagattttataaaatgtaaataagtACGAATGAATAATTACAGATTTTCTAAAAAactatatgtaaaaataaataaattacagattttataaaaataattgtgaatagtataaatatgaaacatataaattaaataaaatacaaacaaaatctATTGGTTGCCCATGGGCTTGACCATTTGGCCATGGTTCTTATTGGTCTTGAGTATTTTTTGGACCATTGTCCATATTGGACCATCCAATATGGCCCATATGTCAAATGGTCTATTTGGTCTGGACAGCCCATTTGACAGTATTATATGTACAGTCGGGACGGTTAGACCTCGTTGTTGTTGATGTAGGAATAGTGACGTGACAGTTTCGGCCTTTCTCAACCAGAAAAAATGACGAGCAAAGTAGCAGCTTCAGCATTTCTGTCTCGCAGTAACGAACTGAGTAACCATCTTCAACAATCATGCATTCGGATTCTCTCCTTCTGCGAATCGACTTCATCGGGCATTGTTTCACACATCCACTGTCCCGTAATCAAGCTATGTCTTCTACATAATCTCAACTTATGCAACAATCTTTTGAGTCTTTACTTGAAAACAGATGGAATCTTGAACGCCCGTAAactgttcgacgaaatgccgCAGAGAACCGTTTTCGCCTGGACTGTTATGATCTCTTCTTACACCAAAACCCAAGAGCTCGCGTCCGCGCTTTCCTTGTTTGAACAGATGTTGGCTTCGGGAACAGTTCCCAACGAATTCACGTTTTCATCAGTGTTAAGATCTTCTGCTGGTTTAAGAGAGCTTAACTACGGAGCCCGAGTTCATGGTTCTGTTATAAAGACTGGGTTTTTGGGAAACTCGGTTGTAGGAAGCAGCTTGACTGATATGTATTCAAAGTGTGGGAAACTTAAGGAAGCTCGTGAACTGTTTATCTCTTGTAAGAACGGTGCTGATACCATCTCGTGGACCATGATGATATCTTCTTTAGTTGAAGCTCGTAAATGGAAAGAGGCGTTGCAGTTTTACTCTGAGATGGTCGAAGCTGGCGTTCCTCCTAACGAGTACACCTTCGTAAAGCTTTTAGGTGCCTCTTCTTTTCTCGGTTTGGAGTTTGGTAAAGTCATTCATAGCAACATAATCGTTCGTGGAGTTTTGCTGAATGTGGTGTTGAAGACATCTCTTGTTGATTTCTACTCGAGGTTTGCTGAAATGGAGGATTCTGTAAAGGTTTTGAATTCGAGTGGAGAACAGGATGTGTTTCTTTGGACATCTGTTGTATCAGGGTTTGTGAGAAACTTGAGAGCCAAGGAAGCTGTTGCTACATTTCTTCAGATGCGAGGTTTGGGTTTGCAACCGGATAATTTCACGTTCACTGCAATCTTGAGCTTATGCTCCTCTGTCCAGTCGTTGGATTTAGGGAAGCAGATTCATTCACTGACAGTTAAGGTCGGACTGGAGGACAGCACTGATGTCGGAAATGCACTTTTAGATACGTACATGAAGTGCTCGGCATCAGAAGTAGAAGCTTTGAGAGTCTTCGGAGCAATGATTTCACCAGACGTCGTCTCTTGGACAACGTTACTCTTAGGTCTTGTTGATCACGGGTTTGAACAAGATTGTTTTGGAGTGTTGATGGAGATGGTAAGACAAGGAGTAGATCCCAATGGTGTCACTCTATCAGGTGTTCTCCGAGCCTGCAGcaagttaaaatttgtaagGCGGGTACTAGAGATTCATGGATATATACTCAGACGACACGTAGATGATGAAATCATCGTAGGGAATTCACTCGTTGATGCATACGCCAGCTCGGATAAGGTAGCTTATTCCTGGAACGTGGCTAAGTCAATGGATAGGAGAGATACTATTACGTACACGAGCTTGGTTACAAGGTTTAACGAGTTGGGCAAGCATGAAATGGCACTAAGTGTCATCACCCATATGTATGGTGATGGAATCAGACCGGATCAGTTCAGCGTACCAGGGTTTATCTCAGCTTCAGCCAACCTGGGAGCTCTTGAAACTGGGAAACATCTTCATTGCTACTCCGTGAAATCAGGGTATTCTAGCTCTGTTTCGGTTTCCAATAGTTTGATTGACATGTACGCTAAATGTGGTAGCTTGGAAGATGCAAAGCAAGTTTTTGAAGAAATAGCTACGCCTGATGTTGTGTCTTGGAATGGGTTGGTCTCAGGATTGGCATCAAACGGCTGTATTTCCTCTGCCCTATCTGCCTTTGAGGAGATGAGGATGAAAGGAACCGAGACTGATTCAGTAACATTCCTGATATTGCTCTCTGCTTGTAGTAACGGAAGATTAACCGAGATGGGTCTTGAGTATTTCAATTCAATGGAAAAGATTCATAACATTAAGCCACAGGTAGAGCACTATGTTCATCTAGTTGATATCTTAGGTCGTGCAGGACGACTAGATGAAGCAACAGGAATTTTAGAGACGATGCCGTTAAGACCAAATGCTATGATCTTCAAAACGTTGTTGAGAGCTTGTAGATACCATGGGAATTTATCTTTAGGAGAAGATATGGCTAACAAAGGCTTAGCACTTGCACCATCTGATCCAGCCTTGTACATTCTTTTGGCAGACTTATACGAAGAATCTGGAAAACCAGAGTTGGCCCAAAAGACTCGAAACTTGATGATCCAGAAAGGTTTGAGTAAGAAGCTAGGGAAGAGCTCTGTGGAGGTTCAAGGAAAACTGCACAGATTTTTCAGTGAGGATGTTACTACAGTTGAGAAAACAAAGGGGATATACGCAGAGATAGAATGGATAAAGAGTGAGATCGAAAGGTCAGGCTTTACATACCGGAGTAATGAAAACGCAAGCTATCACAGCGCAAAACAAGCTGCTGTGTTTGGTCTTGTTTACACATCACCACAGACTCCAGTTCATGTTGTGAAGAACAAAATCCTATGTAAGGACTGCCATGACTTCGTGTCCCTCATCACCCGGTTAGTGGATAAGAATATAACTGTAAGAGATGGGAATCAAGTACATGTGTTCAAGAATGGTAAATGTTCTTGCAAAGGGGAAGAAACATCATTTGTATTATCATAGATTTTTTGAGAAGAATGATAAAACATTTACGAAAAG includes:
- the LOC108827431 gene encoding pentatricopeptide repeat-containing protein At5g52850, chloroplastic — translated: MTSKVAASAFLSRSNELSNHLQQSCIRILSFCESTSSGIVSHIHCPVIKLCLLHNLNLCNNLLSLYLKTDGILNARKLFDEMPQRTVFAWTVMISSYTKTQELASALSLFEQMLASGTVPNEFTFSSVLRSSAGLRELNYGARVHGSVIKTGFLGNSVVGSSLTDMYSKCGKLKEARELFISCKNGADTISWTMMISSLVEARKWKEALQFYSEMVEAGVPPNEYTFVKLLGASSFLGLEFGKVIHSNIIVRGVLLNVVLKTSLVDFYSRFAEMEDSVKVLNSSGEQDVFLWTSVVSGFVRNLRAKEAVATFLQMRGLGLQPDNFTFTAILSLCSSVQSLDLGKQIHSLTVKVGLEDSTDVGNALLDTYMKCSASEVEALRVFGAMISPDVVSWTTLLLGLVDHGFEQDCFGVLMEMVRQGVDPNGVTLSGVLRACSKLKFVRRVLEIHGYILRRHVDDEIIVGNSLVDAYASSDKVAYSWNVAKSMDRRDTITYTSLVTRFNELGKHEMALSVITHMYGDGIRPDQFSVPGFISASANLGALETGKHLHCYSVKSGYSSSVSVSNSLIDMYAKCGSLEDAKQVFEEIATPDVVSWNGLVSGLASNGCISSALSAFEEMRMKGTETDSVTFLILLSACSNGRLTEMGLEYFNSMEKIHNIKPQVEHYVHLVDILGRAGRLDEATGILETMPLRPNAMIFKTLLRACRYHGNLSLGEDMANKGLALAPSDPALYILLADLYEESGKPELAQKTRNLMIQKGLSKKLGKSSVEVQGKLHRFFSEDVTTVEKTKGIYAEIEWIKSEIERSGFTYRSNENASYHSAKQAAVFGLVYTSPQTPVHVVKNKILCKDCHDFVSLITRLVDKNITVRDGNQVHVFKNGKCSCKGEETSFVLS